One window from the genome of Schistocerca piceifrons isolate TAMUIC-IGC-003096 chromosome 1, iqSchPice1.1, whole genome shotgun sequence encodes:
- the LOC124754571 gene encoding mucin-7-like, whose amino-acid sequence MTLKASDNQEVIAALPVPSLMQVEPEEMVTSKAAVEMETTIVSSHITNAAAAVPNALHLQDSTVAEDEATSTSPQSPVATTAPAAALAVAAAPITLHQQDSTAAKEEATTTSPQLPDATTVPPHTITAVPSIPVIAASPAISSQGGKSRHTTVDVLPLQVNNFLVKGNRTGGRNPKDKPCKRF is encoded by the coding sequence atgacactgaaagcatctgacaaccaagaagtaattgctgctcttccagttccttcctTGATGCAAGTAGAGCCTGAAGAAATGGTTACTTCTAAAGCAGCAGTAGAGATGGAAACAACAATTGTATCTTcacacataacaaatgctgcagcagcaGTACCTAATGCACTTCATCTACAGGATTCAACAGTagcagaagatgaagcaacatccaCATCTCCACAGTCACCAGTTGCCACAACAGCACCTGCAGCAGcattagcagtagcagcagcacccATCACACTTCATcagcaagattcaacagcagcaAAAGAAGAAGCAACAACCACATCTCCACAGTTACCagatgccacaacagtgcctccacacaccataacagcagttccaTCAATTCCTGTAATAGCAGCCTCACCTgcaatatcatcacaaggagggaagagtaggcatacaacagtagatgtgctaccactccaagtgaacaattttttagtaaaaggcaacaggacaggaggcagaaatccaaaagataagccttGTAAAAGGTTTTAA